The Acipenser ruthenus chromosome 26, fAciRut3.2 maternal haplotype, whole genome shotgun sequence genomic sequence AACAGAAGATAGTGATCTGTTCCCTCTGGGAGAGCGGAGGCACAAGAGAGGACACTGAAAGCGAGGGCTCTTCTACCACTGCTCAGTCTCTTCTCCCATATATACCCTGCCTGTGATTAACCATCTATTTTCCTAACATATGCTGTCTTACATTCCTAGATATGCTTGCTAGGCACTGCTGCTTCGAGCACAGAGAACATTTGTGCAATAATATCATTGTTTAATTTAAACCCCTTAAATTCACTTGCCTGCAACTGGAATGTTATGGCTCATTTGCTTagccttgatttatttattgtattgtgtaaaGCTGAAAAGGATCTGCAGCACGACATGTCAAGGATTCGGCAGCGTTCTGTCCTAGTGCTCCGGAGTGGAAGATCCTTCAGGGTCGCtcgttttgtttgttcttttctaAACTCCTGGTTCTTCACCCCCAGGCTGCATGTGGTCACGTGGAATGTTGGCACAGCCCAGCCCCCTGATGATGTCAGCTCTTTGCTGTTGCTGGACTCTGAGGGGGCGGCGCCGGATGTGTACGTCATCGGGTGAGTAGAGTGCTGTGGTCACCATTAAAACACAGCTTACAAAGAGAAGGGCGGGAGTCTTGCTGCAAAAGTGTAGTCATGCAATCTAGTACAgtcttctacagtaaatacatttcccCTGTAAGTCTCTGCTGCCATTGCTGAATTTGAAAAGGTTGCTGCTGGCAAGAAGAGTGGCTTCCTGACCTCTTCTTTCTGCTCCGCGCAGGCTGCAGGAAGTGAACTCCAAGGTTCTGAACTTCATCAGCGACATGACCTTCGACGACCCCTGGAGCTCCTTCTTCATGGACACTCTCGCCCCGCTCGGATACGTCAAGGTGGGAGTTGGGGGGGGGGTTCCTGCTACCTTCCATTCTGCTTTCCATTGGCTCCATGGTAAACCAATCAGGTCTCTTTCATTCTGGTCTGGTGGCCCTGAATGAGCACATTCTTGCCAGATATATACATCAACTCCACCTGCTGGACATTGAGCATATTACAGCTATAATGCATACATGTTGAGTTTGGGTctcatcttattattattattattattatttatttcttagcagacgcccttatccagggcgacttacaattgttacaagatatcacattatttttacatacaattacccatttatacagttgggtttttactggagcaatctaggtaaagtaccttgctcaagggtacagcagcaaccctccggtcaagagtccagagccctaaccactactccacactgctgcccttcatctTGTGCAGATACAGCCAGTGGAGCCATTAGAAAGGTTCACCACAGTGCTTTggcagttttgccatgcttttctcaTAATTATgtaatgcatttactatagtttactctggtttgccttgtttattaatatgctttaccatacttcacaAAACATACCTATGCatgaatgtgctttattacactttgctatgctgttgctatgggaaacctttataagggagtGTACGCATGagaacagtttgtgtcatttcttATTCTCCTCTTTATGATTTACAGTACAGACACTGAAGGTAGGGGCCCGGTTTAATTCCGGTGGTGTTATATCTTTTAAATCGATGATAAAGGAACATAAAACAATTAAGCAGGTGCTGCTTCAGTGTGTTTCTAACCAGCCCTGAACGACGCTGGCCTTTATCCAGAGTCCTCACTAGGAGAGCTGAACGGCTGAGTGCAGCTCAGAGGAAGGGGTGCTGTGCAGAGGCTTTATTGGTGCCTCAGTCCAGTTAACACAGCTTTATTTGTTTCTACCCTTCTTTTAAAGAACACTTCTACAGAAGCAAGCTGTGAAGAATCCGCTCTGAACCTCCAATGCAAGTTGAAGCATCGCTGTGCAGCTCACCTCTGTTTCAGTCAGGGTTGCGTTTAGCTGACAGTCCAATTTAATATCTGTATTTACATTTGGGGGCTCACTGGGGTTTAACGCATTGATTTTGGAGGTACCAGCAAAACGACTAGTCCACTGATCGGCCTCGTATTTGGTTCAGTCCGTTTTATATTGTTTGTAGGATCCTGAATTTGATCAACCTTACGTGGAAATGTATTTCAAACTTTAGGTCCAGGATAGACCCTTAAGATGGAACATCTCATTCCATTGACTCCTCTTGTCTTTCAGTTGACCTCCATCCGAATGCAGGGTCTCCTGCTGCTCGTCTTTGCACAGCACTGCCACGTCCCTTTTATAAGAGACATCCAGGCCAGCTACACCCGCACTGGCATTTACGGCTACTGGGTGAGTCATGAAGTcgggggagcgcaggttcctggctgtgtgaagtcgctggtcttCACTAGGGAGTCTGGTGCCCATGCGGGTTAGGTAGGCAAAACCAGCaaaggactgtttctcctcattgcgctacagcggaccctaccggccaggcacctagtgagcccaggcggacacctgcagggttggcctccagaggctggtagctcgctgacatctgcagtgacggtgtgtgtttttatattgctTTTGCTACCCCAGGGGAATAAAGGAGGTGTTTCTGTGCGCATGTCGTTCTACGGGCACCTGATCTGCTTTCTGAACTGCCACCTCCCAGCGCACATGGAGTACGCCAGCCAGAGACTCGACGACTTCGAACACATCCTGGAGACGCAGGAGTTTGAGACAGAGACCGCACCGAGGATCCTTGACCACaagtgaggggggagggggtggcgGGACCCCAAaatcagtgctaatcagggtctgcgaAACCAGTCGCCAGTCATTAAgatgtgatttaaaaataatgagTTTAAAGACTTTCCCACGAGAAGTCTTTGTCGCTGTCTTTGCGTTCTACCTTACAAGCCAACGTTTGTCTAAACGAATAGTTTCTATCAGTATTTCAGTAGCTGTATGaattaaatctatccctgccgtTATGTATTATCACATTTAATGTTGTCTTGTCAATAAAAGTATCAAGAACAATTTATAATGTGCAGCAAAGTAACTTTTTATAATGCCTAGCAAAATACTACTGTCACTGCTGGATGGAAGGGATGTATTGAGCTTGTCTGTGTCTCGTCGTCTCGTTCCAGGGTGCTCTTCTGGTTCGGGGACTTGAACTTCCGCATCGCTGACCACGGCATGCACTTCCTGAGAGAGGCCATCAGCAACAAACGCTTGCACCTGCTCTGGGAGAAAGACCAGGTGGGGTGGAGGTCTGGCGCGACACAGTGCTGAACCCAGATCCGAGAGATTTAACACAGAGTAGACGTGCACGGTCATGTAGCAGCGTCCCACGCTGGTAGAGCTGACCTGCCACAAAAGCACCAAAATCAGTAGCTCTTTTATAAAGTGGGATCAACATCAGTTGATCGGTTGTGGTCGTGTTAGAGTCTGCTGTGGAGGTATCGCTTTACAGTGACCTTGCAATCCCTGTGTATGCATCCAGCTACAGCGGTTCATGCTTTATTTAACATGTTGGTTTCTCTGCGCAGTTAAACATGGCCAAGAAGAAGGAGGCTTTTCTGAAGGATTTCCAGGAGGGGCCTCTCCGATTCAAACCTACCTACAAGTACGACCTGCACTCGGACAACTACGACTCCAGGTAAAGCAAGACCTGCATCAGCAGGGAAACAGACCCAGGGTTGTGCATGTAGAACTGCCCCCCCCTACTCTCTGATATAGAACAGCCCAAATCCAAAAATGTTAAGAACTTCTGATTCTTATTGAGAATGCTTCCGATTGGCACGTACCAACGTAATCCACCAATAGGTAAAACAGGTACGTgtgcgtatttttttttttttatctcagggTACTGGTACAGGTAACACGTTAAACCAGAATAAAAGTTCTATGGCTAGCAGTTTTCTGACATCGCCTTTTACTGCATTACTCTCACTGGAACTCGCTTCATGAAACCTAGAGCTTTGTGTTAACCTTCACCTGTCTTCTCTTTGGGTTTGCAGGGAGCAGAGGACGTGGTTGAGTTTTCAGTAAGATTATTTTGAGTTGGCTTTGTGGATTTCACAGGCAGTGTTTCGTGCTGGGAGCGTGACACATTAACCCTTTAAGCACTGCCAGCAAGTGTACTGGCCCTACAGACGCAGACGCCTATCCAAACCAAAACCATTCAAAGAAAACCAGTAAAGCAATCCAGTCAAACTGCTGGTCTGATACAGATGTGTAATATAGAGGAGCCCCTGAGAGTGTTGGAATATCCATGTACAATACaggaaaagaaaggaaaagaaatCGACTCAATACCAGTATGCCTGAAGGTTTCAATAGAACCCTGATATTAGCTTCTCATTGGATTGAAGTCAGCTTGTGTCACACATCACATTTCACACAGAGAGACTGACAGGCAGTATTGTTGATGGTGAGCAGGTTACAGGGAGATGTTTTACTGAATTAATGGTCTGCCGGGTCCTGTTGCTTTCATGGCAAATACTTCCTGCGTCGTTGCGATGCCTTATGCGATTATCTGTTTAAAGAAAAGAGACAAATAATCTGGACTGCACTTTGCTGGCAGGCCACTTGGTGGCAGTGTTCTAGGTGTCAGATCAGAAGAGCATTCATTGAGAGCTTCTGATTGGACCCCCACCCTCCTCCACAGACCTAGACCCCCTCACTCCTCCCTAaaacactgtgtctgtgtttagGGGTAGAAATCATTGTTTGTGCCCCCTGGAGATTTTTTGACccaatggaatttttttttttaattcctaggCAGGATCCATCAAGTACGTCAATTGGAGCTACCAGTGACCCTGCAATTTAAGAATTAAAACATTAGAAACATTTAAGACACGTTGAACCGTTCCATGACTTCAAACAATGTAAATGCCAGTTTAAAAATCTCTTTCCTGGGCTTACGTTTGTGAAGCGTTGAGTTTCACAGGCTGTGTTAGTTTGACCATCTCCTCTTCTTCATGGGACTCTGGGTCTAACTAATGGCTTCTCCTCCTCTAAATGTGTGTTTCACTTCTATGTGTTCTGCCTTTGTCATGCTAGTGGGTTGTTTTACCTGCATATAGACTTGCATGTGTCCCTGCCTGCGCAGTAGACTAGGTAATAAATCACTGACTGTGGCCACTGTTGGGATAAAAAGTTGTGTCCTTTTTATTCACTGTCTAAAACTATACTAAGCTTTCAAAACCACACTGACCCCCTTATCAGTCAGATTAAtatggatttaaaaataacagcGTTAGTTTTCACATGTTATAACAGAACTGTGATTAGTTTGGAGAGGGTGGGTCTTGCATGTATTGTGTAGACAGATATAGAGGggaatgcagggatggaaataagactcccattgcatagcggctTGATCCgttcctagttttactatgagtttaataagacacatctgagcttgttacctacacactttgtggctaatcaggctcgtggtaaaacctggaatgggtgaagctgctatgcaataggagtgttcTTTCCATCTCTGGAATGGTAAATAGTAGGTAGAAGGAATGTTAGGTGTATCTTTTGCTATGGTGGTGTGTTCTTATCTCAAGGGGCGGTCAGTTTTGGATAATCAGTCTCAGTCTCTTATCTTCTCTTGAATTGATTTCTGAGGGGTAAAGTGCTGCCACTATTGCATGCTGTTGATTTAGCCAGTGCTAAATCTGAATCTCAAATCACGCACACTGCACGGCTGAACCTGAGCCACTGCTACAGACTGTACAGAGTTTACTGCACTGATGCTCTTGTTTTGAAGTTCAGCTGTGTTTCTGATTGACAGCGGGAAGAAGCGCAAGCCAGCCTGGACAGACCGGATACTGTGGAGGGTGAAGGGCGACGCCCACGATGCATCAGACCAGGAGGCGGAGCCAGAGCAGGAGGCGGAGCCAGCGGAACCCAAAGAGCCCGAGCCGTCTGTCCGGGTGACCCTGGAGAGCTACGCCAGTCACATGAGCTACGGCATCAGCGATCACAAACCAGTCACCGGAACCTTCAGCCTGGAGGTGAGATTGAGAACGACAGGGCAGCCCTCTCACACGGGCACACGGCAGGGGAGCAGAATGTCCAAACCTTCCGGAACCAAAACAATTCTACATTTAGAATTCACAAGAGACAAAAGGCTTAATATTTCTGTTTAACTGCAAATCTGATGAGAGAGTCCATTAGCTGTGCACAAAAATAGCCAAGCAGGGAGTTTCCGGCGACAGCTGATGCTGACGTGAGAATACTCCTGTCAGCTAACAGAAAATTATCAGAAAATCTTCCTGTCCCAACCAGATCCTTCAGGATACAATGTGCACCTAACTATTCTGCAGCCCAGGTATGAAAGCCCCCCAACTCCCCTTTTAGTGCTAACATTCATTGAACTTCCGTCAGAGGGAACAGTATGTGGTAATTAAAAGGGATGAGCAA encodes the following:
- the LOC117430951 gene encoding inositol polyphosphate 5-phosphatase K-like isoform X3 produces the protein MDLSRVSDAVRSLTLGKSDSEKKGTFRLHVVTWNVGTAQPPDDVSSLLLLDSEGAAPDVYVIGLQEVNSKVLNFISDMTFDDPWSSFFMDTLAPLGYVKLTSIRMQGLLLLVFAQHCHVPFIRDIQASYTRTGIYGYWGNKGGVSVRMSFYGHLICFLNCHLPAHMEYASQRLDDFEHILETQEFETETAPRILDHKVLFWFGDLNFRIADHGMHFLREAISNKRLHLLWEKDQLNMAKKKEAFLKDFQEGPLRFKPTYKYDLHSDNYDSREQRTWLSFHGKKRKPAWTDRILWRVKGDAHDASDQEAEPEQEAEPAEPKEPEPSVRVTLESYASHMSYGISDHKPVTGTFSLELKKLHTNPLVIIQAEGEWSADWDALVTYSTQEPFPSSTWDWIGLYKVGFRSHMDYVTYMWVKDDEVSCTDEVVQVYVSRDEIPVLGGEFLLCYFSSNLKSIIGVSPPFQISRSKSAPQEGVTPDSVNGMDKPDLLGSPDEF
- the LOC117430951 gene encoding inositol polyphosphate 5-phosphatase K-like isoform X1, with protein sequence MEPPPGLPVPTGLRRRSDSQGSASSRSSEARAVLRQRVVQLVACMEDLSSDEEVQEEVSRTLDEAFLLCGKRSVPDEEDFRLHVVTWNVGTAQPPDDVSSLLLLDSEGAAPDVYVIGLQEVNSKVLNFISDMTFDDPWSSFFMDTLAPLGYVKLTSIRMQGLLLLVFAQHCHVPFIRDIQASYTRTGIYGYWGNKGGVSVRMSFYGHLICFLNCHLPAHMEYASQRLDDFEHILETQEFETETAPRILDHKVLFWFGDLNFRIADHGMHFLREAISNKRLHLLWEKDQLNMAKKKEAFLKDFQEGPLRFKPTYKYDLHSDNYDSREQRTWLSFHGKKRKPAWTDRILWRVKGDAHDASDQEAEPEQEAEPAEPKEPEPSVRVTLESYASHMSYGISDHKPVTGTFSLELKKLHTNPLVIIQAEGEWSADWDALVTYSTQEPFPSSTWDWIGLYKVGFRSHMDYVTYMWVKDDEVSCTDEVVQVYVSRDEIPVLGGEFLLCYFSSNLKSIIGVSPPFQISRSKSAPQEGVTPDSVNGMDKPDLLGSPDEF
- the LOC117430951 gene encoding inositol polyphosphate 5-phosphatase K-like isoform X2; translation: MEPPPGLPVPTGLRRRSDSQGSASSRSSEARAVLRQRVVQLVACMEDLSSDEEVQEEVSRTLDEAFLLCGKRSVPDEEDFRLHVVTWNVGTAQPPDDVSSLLLLDSEGAAPDVYVIGLQEVNSKVLNFISDMTFDDPWSSFFMDTLAPLGYVKLTSIRMQGLLLLVFAQHCHVPFIRDIQASYTRTGIYGYWGNKGGVSVRMSFYGHLICFLNCHLPAHMEYASQRLDDFEHILETQEFETETAPRILDHKVLFWFGDLNFRIADHGMHFLREAISNKRLHLLWEKDQLNMAKKKEAFLKDFQEGPLRFKPTYKYDLHSDNYDSSGKKRKPAWTDRILWRVKGDAHDASDQEAEPEQEAEPAEPKEPEPSVRVTLESYASHMSYGISDHKPVTGTFSLELKKLHTNPLVIIQAEGEWSADWDALVTYSTQEPFPSSTWDWIGLYKVGFRSHMDYVTYMWVKDDEVSCTDEVVQVYVSRDEIPVLGGEFLLCYFSSNLKSIIGVSPPFQISRSKSAPQEGVTPDSVNGMDKPDLLGSPDEF